From Psychroflexus torquis ATCC 700755, the proteins below share one genomic window:
- a CDS encoding polyprenyl synthetase family protein: MLDLEAYKLSFLEYMEAQVPKKEPRNLYEPIEYILGLGGKRLRPVLVLMSADIFGGGREKAMDAALAIEIFHNFSLVHDDIMDDAPLRRGQQTVHEKWNINTGILSGDAMLINAYQLFENYPAEHFKPLAELFTKTAIEVCEGQQYDVDFEERDDVTIEEYLKMIEYKTAVLVGAALKMGAILSDVSQNVQNKIYEFGRLLGIAFQIQDDYLDTFGEQAVFGKQIGGDIIENKKTYLYLRALELADQSSAEQLKHLYTISPENPSNKIETAKQIFEDSGAGKATTAKIKEYTEIAFGRLDDIEVPQKGKDFLIQFGTNLMNRKM; encoded by the coding sequence ATGTTGGATTTAGAAGCTTATAAGTTGTCTTTTTTAGAATATATGGAGGCTCAAGTTCCAAAGAAAGAACCTAGAAATCTATATGAACCCATAGAGTATATTCTTGGACTCGGAGGAAAACGACTGAGACCTGTGTTGGTCTTAATGAGTGCCGATATTTTTGGTGGAGGCCGAGAAAAAGCGATGGATGCAGCGCTAGCAATTGAAATTTTTCATAATTTTTCTTTGGTACATGATGATATTATGGACGACGCCCCTCTGCGAAGAGGACAACAAACCGTCCATGAAAAATGGAACATCAATACAGGAATTCTCTCTGGAGATGCAATGCTCATCAATGCCTACCAATTGTTTGAAAATTATCCGGCAGAGCATTTCAAGCCTTTAGCAGAACTCTTCACAAAAACAGCTATTGAGGTGTGTGAGGGACAACAGTATGATGTCGATTTTGAAGAAAGAGATGACGTCACTATTGAGGAATACCTTAAAATGATTGAGTATAAAACCGCTGTTTTGGTGGGTGCTGCTCTAAAGATGGGCGCTATTCTAAGCGATGTATCTCAAAATGTACAAAATAAAATCTATGAGTTCGGAAGACTTCTAGGTATTGCCTTCCAAATCCAAGATGACTATTTAGACACGTTTGGAGAGCAAGCCGTCTTTGGAAAACAAATAGGCGGAGACATTATAGAAAACAAGAAAACCTACTTATACCTAAGGGCTCTTGAATTGGCGGACCAAAGTAGCGCAGAGCAACTGAAACATCTCTACACTATTTCGCCAGAAAACCCCTCTAATAAAATAGAAACTGCCAAGCAAATCTTTGAAGATTCTGGTGCAGGAAAAGCAACAACAGCCAAAATAAAAGAATACACTGAAATTGCTTTTGGACGTTTGGATGATATCGAGGTGCCTCAAAAAGGAAAAGACTTCCTTATCCAATTTGGCACTAACTTGATGAACCGAAAGATGTAA
- a CDS encoding 2-oxoglutarate dehydrogenase E1 component: MDKYSFLNAMSPSLLADLYNQYLQNPDGTEPSMRAFFQGFDFGLESGESLGEPSNGTTTVTLNNSETKETEKIQVSENVQKEFQVINLIDGYRHRGHLFTKTNPVRERRKYSPKLDIENFGLSQRDLDVKFEAGEIIGIGKTSLRKIIEFLENVFCDSIGVEYAYIRNPKEIKWIQDKIYHNQNKTDFSNTQKKNILRKLNEAVTFETFLHKSYVGQKRFSLEGNESLIPALDTLIEGAADIGVKEFVMGMSHRGRLNTLVNIFGKSPKTIFNEFEGKDFEIDGFDGDVKYHLGWTCKRQSDSGKEINLNMAPNPSHLETVGSIVQGIARAKQDDHYLGEEQYVLPIVVHGDAAIAAQGIAYEIVQMAQLDGYKTGGTIHIVVNNQIGFTTNYIDGRSSTYCTDVAKVTLSPVLHVNADDAEAVVHAMNFALQFRMEFGRDVFIDLLGYRKYGHNEGDEPRFTQPKLYKAISEHKNPRDIYVDKLVEQGIISTDYLDQLEESVKSKLSEEYEDSKKDDNVVVTKILQEEWEGYEAADKDEMLKPVDTTFDLKELSKLAEAITTLPKDKIFMKKINKLMKTRHSMYFEKNELDWAMGELLAYATLLKEGHDVRISGQDVERGTFSHRHGVIITENSEEEYIPHNNLGGEQSKFYIYNSLLSEYAVVGFDYGYAMASPSSLTIWEAQFGDFSNGAQVIIDQYISSAEDKWKTQNGLVMLLPHGYEGQGSEHSSARMERYLQLCAKDNMFVANCTNPANYFHLLRRQQKTNYRKPLIVFTPKSLLRHAQVISSKEELAEGSFQTVIDDAKAKVKETKTLVFCSGKFYFDLKKRREEEKRNDVALVRVEQLFPLPKEEMNKIIKKYKNAKDVVWAQEEPRNMGAYTHLLLQYDKTKDFRVCSRRFYGSPAAGSQTRFKRRHDEVIDYVFDASKDNCLNDYK; the protein is encoded by the coding sequence ATGGACAAATATTCCTTTTTAAATGCGATGTCTCCATCGCTATTAGCAGATCTTTATAATCAATATTTACAAAATCCTGACGGTACAGAGCCAAGCATGAGAGCCTTTTTTCAGGGTTTCGACTTTGGTCTAGAGTCCGGAGAATCTCTTGGAGAACCCTCTAACGGAACGACAACTGTCACCCTAAACAATTCTGAAACCAAAGAAACTGAAAAGATTCAGGTGTCAGAAAATGTGCAGAAAGAATTCCAAGTTATTAACCTTATAGACGGTTATCGCCACCGAGGACATTTATTTACTAAAACAAATCCTGTAAGGGAGCGTCGTAAATATTCGCCAAAACTAGACATCGAAAACTTTGGTTTATCCCAGCGAGATCTGGATGTAAAATTTGAAGCTGGAGAAATTATAGGTATTGGTAAAACCTCCTTGAGAAAAATCATCGAGTTTTTGGAGAATGTATTTTGTGATTCTATCGGTGTAGAATACGCTTACATTCGAAATCCAAAAGAAATAAAATGGATTCAGGATAAAATTTATCACAATCAAAATAAGACTGATTTTTCTAATACTCAGAAGAAAAATATTTTAAGAAAACTGAATGAAGCTGTTACTTTTGAAACATTCCTACATAAAAGTTATGTTGGACAAAAGCGATTTTCGCTAGAGGGTAACGAATCTTTGATTCCTGCTTTAGATACCTTAATAGAAGGTGCAGCAGATATAGGAGTAAAAGAGTTTGTGATGGGAATGTCCCACCGTGGTCGTTTAAATACCTTGGTGAATATTTTTGGTAAAAGCCCAAAGACGATTTTCAATGAGTTTGAAGGCAAAGACTTTGAAATTGATGGATTTGATGGTGACGTGAAGTACCACTTAGGATGGACTTGTAAACGCCAAAGCGACTCAGGTAAAGAAATTAATCTCAACATGGCTCCCAACCCGTCTCACCTAGAAACTGTTGGTTCTATTGTGCAAGGGATAGCGAGAGCAAAGCAAGATGACCATTATTTGGGAGAAGAACAATATGTTTTACCTATCGTTGTCCATGGGGATGCCGCTATCGCAGCGCAAGGTATTGCCTATGAAATAGTCCAAATGGCACAGCTAGATGGGTATAAAACAGGAGGAACTATCCATATTGTAGTGAATAACCAAATTGGGTTTACCACCAATTATATAGATGGAAGATCCTCTACTTACTGTACAGATGTTGCTAAAGTTACCTTATCTCCTGTACTCCATGTGAATGCAGACGATGCAGAAGCGGTTGTCCATGCGATGAACTTTGCTCTACAATTTAGAATGGAATTTGGTAGAGATGTCTTTATCGATTTGTTGGGGTATAGAAAATATGGACATAACGAAGGGGATGAGCCAAGATTTACTCAGCCCAAATTATACAAGGCAATTTCTGAGCATAAAAATCCTAGGGATATTTATGTAGATAAATTGGTGGAACAAGGGATCATAAGCACAGATTACTTGGACCAATTAGAGGAAAGCGTAAAGTCTAAACTTAGCGAAGAATACGAAGACTCTAAGAAAGATGATAACGTAGTAGTTACCAAAATTCTCCAAGAAGAATGGGAGGGTTATGAAGCTGCAGATAAAGATGAGATGCTCAAGCCTGTGGATACCACCTTCGACTTGAAAGAACTTTCAAAACTAGCAGAAGCCATCACGACCTTACCAAAGGACAAAATTTTCATGAAGAAGATAAATAAGCTCATGAAAACTCGTCATTCTATGTATTTTGAAAAAAATGAGCTAGACTGGGCAATGGGTGAGCTTCTAGCTTACGCAACTTTATTGAAAGAAGGTCATGATGTTAGAATATCTGGACAAGATGTAGAGCGTGGAACCTTTTCCCACAGACATGGGGTTATCATCACTGAAAATAGCGAAGAAGAGTATATTCCCCATAATAATCTAGGTGGAGAACAATCTAAATTTTATATTTACAATTCTCTTCTTTCAGAATATGCAGTGGTAGGGTTCGATTATGGTTATGCCATGGCAAGTCCATCGTCGCTAACCATCTGGGAGGCACAATTTGGAGATTTCAGTAATGGAGCTCAAGTCATTATCGATCAATACATTTCCTCAGCAGAGGATAAATGGAAAACGCAAAATGGTTTAGTTATGCTCTTACCTCATGGTTATGAGGGGCAGGGATCAGAACATTCTTCAGCAAGAATGGAAAGATACCTTCAGTTGTGTGCAAAAGACAATATGTTTGTCGCCAACTGTACCAATCCAGCAAATTATTTCCACTTGTTAAGACGTCAGCAAAAGACAAACTATAGAAAGCCTCTCATTGTATTTACGCCTAAAAGTCTATTGAGGCATGCACAGGTGATATCTTCAAAAGAAGAATTGGCAGAGGGAAGTTTCCAAACTGTTATAGATGATGCCAAGGCTAAGGTAAAAGAGACCAAGACTCTAGTGTTTTGTTCTGGTAAATTTTATTTTGATCTTAAAAAGAGACGAGAAGAAGAAAAAAGAAATGATGTGGCTTTAGTGAGAGTTGAACAGCTCTTTCCATTGCCTAAAGAAGAGATGAATAAAATCATCAAGAAGTATAAGAATGCCAAGGATGTGGTTTGGGCTCAAGAAGAACCAAGGAATATGGGAGCCTACACACATCTTCTGTTGCAATATGATAAAACAAAAGACTTTAGAGTCTGTAGTAGACGTTTTTATGGCTCTCCTGCGGCAGGAAGTCAAACAAGATTCAAGAGAAGACACGACGAAGTTATCGATTATGTATTCGATGCTTCAAAAGACAATTGTTTAAACGACTACAAATAA
- the odhB gene encoding 2-oxoglutarate dehydrogenase complex dihydrolipoyllysine-residue succinyltransferase codes for MALEMKVPSPGESISEVEIAEWLVKDGDYVEKDQAVAEVDSDKATLELPAEASGIITFKAQEGDVVQVGDVVCLIDTEAEKPSGGDDKKEKSKDSSKNSSEDKKEAPKKEETPASKETKEETSSSKKTYATGTPSPAAKKTLDEKGIDSKEVKGTGRDGRITKEDAMNAEAKHSMGSPGVGKRSETRSKMSMLRRKVAERLVSVKNETAMLTTFNEVNMQPIFDLRTQYKEKFKETHGVSLGFMSFFTLAVVRALDKFPSVNSMVDGKEMITYDYKDISVAVSGPKGLMVPVMRNVENLGFRGVEQEVKRLATRARDGKITVDEMTGGTFTISNGGVFGSMLSTPIINPPQSGILGMHNIVERPVAIDGKVEIRPIMYVALSYDHRIIDGRESVGFLVAIKEALEDPKELLMNGNVEKALEL; via the coding sequence ATGGCTTTAGAAATGAAAGTCCCTTCTCCGGGAGAATCAATTAGCGAAGTTGAAATCGCAGAATGGTTAGTAAAAGATGGAGACTATGTAGAAAAAGATCAAGCTGTTGCTGAAGTAGATAGCGATAAAGCAACCTTGGAACTTCCTGCAGAAGCCTCAGGAATTATCACCTTTAAAGCCCAAGAAGGGGATGTTGTTCAGGTAGGCGATGTCGTTTGTTTGATTGATACAGAGGCAGAAAAGCCGTCTGGTGGTGACGATAAAAAAGAAAAATCTAAAGATTCTTCTAAGAACTCTTCAGAAGATAAAAAAGAAGCCCCTAAAAAAGAGGAAACGCCAGCTTCAAAGGAAACTAAAGAGGAAACGTCTTCTTCTAAAAAGACTTATGCAACAGGGACGCCTTCTCCAGCCGCTAAGAAAACCTTAGACGAAAAGGGAATCGACTCTAAAGAGGTGAAAGGGACAGGTAGAGATGGTAGAATCACCAAGGAGGATGCCATGAATGCAGAAGCGAAACATTCTATGGGGTCGCCAGGAGTTGGAAAACGCAGCGAGACTAGAAGTAAAATGTCTATGTTGAGACGAAAGGTTGCTGAGCGTTTGGTAAGTGTTAAAAATGAAACGGCTATGTTAACGACTTTCAACGAAGTCAATATGCAGCCTATTTTTGATCTTAGAACTCAGTATAAAGAGAAATTTAAAGAAACTCACGGCGTTAGTCTTGGTTTTATGTCTTTTTTCACCTTAGCCGTTGTTCGTGCGTTGGACAAATTTCCTTCTGTCAATAGTATGGTGGATGGTAAAGAAATGATTACTTACGATTATAAAGATATTAGTGTTGCCGTTTCAGGGCCTAAAGGCTTGATGGTACCAGTAATGCGTAATGTCGAAAATCTTGGTTTTAGAGGGGTTGAGCAAGAAGTAAAACGGTTGGCAACTCGCGCTAGAGATGGTAAGATTACGGTAGATGAAATGACAGGAGGGACGTTTACCATTTCAAATGGAGGTGTTTTTGGGTCTATGTTATCTACACCTATAATCAATCCTCCGCAAAGTGGGATTTTAGGAATGCACAATATTGTAGAGCGCCCAGTCGCTATAGATGGTAAAGTTGAAATACGTCCAATTATGTATGTCGCTTTATCTTACGATCATAGAATTATTGATGGTCGTGAATCTGTTGGATTTTTAGTCGCCATCAAAGAGGCATTAGAAGATCCTAAAGAATTATTGATGAACGGAAATGTAGAAAAAGCCTTAGAGCTTTAG
- the parS gene encoding type II RES/Xre toxin-antitoxin system antitoxin: MSDALKTKPFNTKVSIDKAKLSKKNLRKWFLVADGETFTWSNRLERVQVIRKGIPYGSIGSISKKINSPVKTVLNIVGVPQTTYNKKKGNHSLLDSRDSELILRISEVIDYGIDTFNNEDEKFQRWLLKPNLSLGGSPPIKFFDTISGINEVKFCLTRIEYGNFA, encoded by the coding sequence ATGAGTGATGCTCTTAAAACAAAGCCTTTCAATACAAAAGTCAGTATTGATAAAGCTAAGCTTAGCAAAAAAAATCTTCGTAAATGGTTTTTAGTTGCCGATGGGGAGACTTTTACTTGGTCAAATAGATTAGAAAGAGTTCAGGTTATCCGTAAAGGTATCCCTTACGGCTCGATAGGGAGTATTAGTAAGAAAATCAACAGCCCTGTCAAAACAGTTTTAAATATTGTGGGGGTTCCTCAAACTACTTACAACAAGAAAAAAGGTAACCATTCTTTATTGGATAGCCGGGATAGTGAACTCATATTAAGGATTTCTGAAGTAATCGATTACGGTATTGATACTTTTAATAATGAGGATGAAAAATTTCAAAGATGGCTTCTTAAACCAAATCTCTCATTAGGGGGAAGTCCTCCAATTAAATTCTTTGATACGATAAGCGGAATAAACGAAGTGAAATTTTGTTTGACCAGAATAGAATATGGAAACTTTGCATAA
- a CDS encoding TatD family hydrolase, protein MIITDTHTHLYSEAFDEDREEMIQRALDNDVKRFFIPAIDSGTTQAMYDLERRYPEQMFLMMGLHPTSVSETVEEELTHVEEQLKKRKFYAIGEIGIDLYWDKSFLEAQRKAFKRQIQLAKSYKLPIVIHCREAFEEVFEVLEEEKGKDLYGIFHCFTGTKAQAEQAIGYQMKLGIGGVSTFKNGKIDQFLNEIDLKHIVLETDSPYLAPKPYRGKRNESAYVMKVAEKLAEVYDLSLEDVALQTTKNSKEVFGI, encoded by the coding sequence ATGATAATTACAGATACACACACTCATTTATATTCTGAAGCTTTTGATGAAGACAGAGAAGAAATGATTCAAAGAGCACTAGATAATGATGTGAAGCGGTTTTTTATTCCTGCTATAGATTCAGGAACAACCCAAGCCATGTACGATTTAGAACGTCGATATCCAGAGCAAATGTTTTTGATGATGGGATTACATCCGACCTCTGTCTCCGAAACCGTAGAAGAGGAGCTAACACATGTGGAAGAACAGCTAAAGAAAAGGAAATTTTACGCCATCGGTGAAATTGGTATAGATCTGTACTGGGATAAAAGTTTCTTAGAAGCCCAGAGAAAAGCCTTCAAGCGTCAAATTCAACTTGCTAAGTCTTATAAACTCCCTATCGTGATTCACTGTAGGGAGGCTTTTGAGGAGGTGTTTGAAGTCCTTGAAGAAGAGAAAGGAAAGGACTTGTACGGTATTTTTCATTGCTTTACAGGAACAAAAGCTCAAGCCGAACAAGCTATAGGTTACCAGATGAAATTGGGAATAGGGGGTGTGTCAACGTTTAAAAACGGTAAAATAGATCAGTTTTTAAATGAAATTGACTTAAAACATATTGTTCTGGAAACAGATTCACCTTACTTAGCGCCAAAGCCTTATAGAGGGAAGCGAAATGAAAGTGCTTATGTGATGAAAGTTGCGGAGAAATTAGCAGAAGTTTACGACTTAAGTCTTGAAGATGTTGCCCTACAAACCACAAAAAACTCAAAAGAGGTCTTTGGAATCTAA
- a CDS encoding RES family NAD+ phosphorylase, whose translation MKLYRIERKRYLKSTLTGIAASKSKGFRWNSEDTRLVYTADTRALAMLEVSVHLDISEDLPDDRYFVEIEIPDDISALEVVLVDLPEKWDSKPPLLITQIIGDDFVLNNEAAILKVPSCIIPQEHNYLINPLHPDAEKIKVISQTSLIFDERFKK comes from the coding sequence ATGAAACTTTATCGAATTGAACGAAAAAGATATCTAAAATCGACATTGACAGGGATTGCAGCTTCGAAATCAAAAGGGTTCAGATGGAATAGTGAAGATACACGACTAGTCTACACTGCTGATACACGAGCCCTTGCCATGTTGGAAGTTTCAGTTCATTTAGACATAAGTGAAGATTTACCTGATGATAGATATTTTGTTGAAATTGAAATACCAGATGATATCTCTGCACTTGAAGTGGTATTAGTTGATCTACCAGAAAAATGGGATTCAAAACCCCCATTACTTATCACACAAATAATTGGTGATGACTTTGTTCTAAATAATGAAGCAGCAATTCTCAAAGTGCCAAGTTGTATAATTCCTCAAGAACACAATTATCTCATTAACCCACTTCATCCAGATGCTGAAAAGATTAAAGTTATAAGTCAAACATCATTGATATTTGATGAAAGATTTAAAAAATAG
- a CDS encoding retropepsin-like aspartic protease, whose amino-acid sequence MSSLKSFLLDKKYKALKMNSTETNHFECKVLINDVEGSFIIDTGASSSCIDFCYAEHFNLFSEDSNIRAAGAGATNMLTKTSTRNKVSIGKWTKKKVDLILFDLSHVNKALSDHDAELVHGIIGADILKRGKAVIDYKTSRLYLK is encoded by the coding sequence ATGTCTTCCTTAAAATCATTTTTACTAGACAAGAAGTATAAAGCACTTAAAATGAATAGCACTGAGACTAATCATTTTGAATGTAAAGTCCTCATCAATGATGTTGAAGGAAGCTTTATCATAGATACCGGCGCTTCCAGTTCTTGTATCGACTTTTGTTATGCAGAGCATTTCAATTTATTTTCTGAAGATAGCAATATCAGAGCTGCTGGTGCAGGTGCGACCAATATGCTTACCAAGACGTCTACCAGAAACAAAGTGAGCATTGGCAAGTGGACCAAAAAGAAAGTCGATTTAATTTTATTTGATCTTTCTCACGTCAATAAAGCACTAAGCGATCATGATGCTGAACTAGTTCATGGCATCATAGGAGCCGATATACTTAAAAGAGGAAAAGCAGTTATCGATTATAAAACCAGTCGCCTCTATTTAAAGTAA